One bacterium genomic window, GCTGGATGTCTGCGATCCATCGGCCCGTCAGGTGGGTGCGGTAAACACCATTGCCCTCGAACGCGGGCGTCTGGTCGGCGTCAACACCGACATCGCCGGCGTGGTGGCGGCGCTGGGACCCCATCGCGCGCGTCTGCGCGGCGGCGAAGCGGTCATCTTCGGCGCCGGGGGCGGCGCGCGCGCGACCGCCGCGGCGTTGATCGAGGAATTCCGGATGGCCCGTGTGACCATCGCCGCGCGTCATCCCGCCGCGGCGCGCCGTTTGATCCATGACCTGCAGGACCGGATGTCGCCGGCGCATCTGACCACCGCGGCGTTCGCGCCGGCGCGCGATCTCCAGGAGGCGCTTTTGGCCGCGGCGCTGGTGGTCAATGCCACGCCGGTCGGCACAGCGGGAACGCCGGCAACGCGCCTGTTGCCGCGTGGGACGCGGCTACGGTCCGCCACCATCGCCTTCGATCTGGTCTATCGCCCGCGTCCCACGCTCTTTGCCCGCGAGGCCCGGGCCGCCGGATGCCGCCGGATCATCGACGGCTGGCCGATGCTGATTGCCCAGGCCGAGGCCGCCTTCCGGCGCTGGACCGGCCGCGCCTTCCCTGTCCGGACACGAACGACACTGTTGCGTCTGCCGCATCTGCCGTGAACACTGCCACGACCGAGTCGACTGTCGTCATCCTCAAGCGCGGCGCCGGGCAGGGGTTGCGCACCTTCTGGATTTTGATGCGTGTCATGATCCCGGTCTACGTCGGGATTGCGCTGTTGTCGCGGACTCCCGTGCTGCCAGCGATCGCCGCGTTCTTTCAACCGGCCATGGGCATCTGGCATCTGCCCGGCGATGCCGCGTTGGCGATGGTGCTCGGGCACTTTGTCAATCTCTATGCCGCCCTCGCGGTGATTGCCGCCGGCCACTGGGATCCGACCGCGGTCACCGTCGCGGCCATCATCCTCGGCGTTTCGCATTCGCACATCATGGAAAGCGCCATCTTCCGCCTGATGCGCGTGCCGTTCGGCGTGCTGGCGGCGATTCGCGTCACCGCCGGTTGGGGACTGGGTTGGATCGTGGCCGCCCTGATGTCGCATTAGAGGAGAGGAGCCAATGGACGCCGCCTTCGAAATCGCGCGTGGATTGGGCAGTCTGGCGCTCAAGATCTTTCTGATCGTCATGCCGCTGCTGATGTTCCTGGAGTGGGCGCGTACCCGGCGCTGGTTTGACCGTTTCATTCAATCCAGCAATCATCTCTTCGCCCCGGTGGGTTTCCGTCCTCCGGCGCTCTTTCCGCTGATGACCGGCATCCTTTTCGGCATTTCGTATGGCGCCGGGGTGCTGATTCCG contains:
- a CDS encoding nucleoside recognition protein; translated protein: MDAAFEIARGLGSLALKIFLIVMPLLMFLEWARTRRWFDRFIQSSNHLFAPVGFRPPALFPLMTGILFGISYGAGVLIPQSQSGHISRRQVFLIALFLCLCHAIVEDTLLFVVVGANPWVLVITRFVAAMLIVYIFSRLAWPIRPEPEEVATEHV
- a CDS encoding nucleoside recognition domain-containing protein, producing the protein MNTATTESTVVILKRGAGQGLRTFWILMRVMIPVYVGIALLSRTPVLPAIAAFFQPAMGIWHLPGDAALAMVLGHFVNLYAALAVIAAGHWDPTAVTVAAIILGVSHSHIMESAIFRLMRVPFGVLAAIRVTAGWGLGWIVAALMSH
- the aroE gene encoding shikimate dehydrogenase (AroE; catalyzes the conversion of shikimate to 3-dehydroshikimate) gives rise to the protein MPTRAADRYRTGLYGIVGRNISYTQSPFIFRAVFRELGWSADYGIFDIAARELPSLLAAMRRAPIRGLNVTVPYKQTVMPLLDVCDPSARQVGAVNTIALERGRLVGVNTDIAGVVAALGPHRARLRGGEAVIFGAGGGARATAAALIEEFRMARVTIAARHPAAARRLIHDLQDRMSPAHLTTAAFAPARDLQEALLAAALVVNATPVGTAGTPATRLLPRGTRLRSATIAFDLVYRPRPTLFAREARAAGCRRIIDGWPMLIAQAEAAFRRWTGRAFPVRTRTTLLRLPHLP